A window from Citrus sinensis cultivar Valencia sweet orange chromosome 3, DVS_A1.0, whole genome shotgun sequence encodes these proteins:
- the LOC102624034 gene encoding glutathione S-transferase F13: MTTLIKLYGAPVSTCTARVMTCLHEKAVDFALVPVDLFSCEHKQPPFLAKNPFGQIPVLEDGDLTLFESRAMTAYVAEKFKEAGTDLIRHHDLKEAALVKVWIEVESQQFHPAIAPIVYEYFVAPIQGKSPDQGVIDANLEKLSKVLDVYEAKLSSAKYLAGDFYSLADLHHLPYTYYFMKTPCASIISERAHVKAWWEDISSRPAFNKVSEGMNFGEK, translated from the exons ATGACGACGCTGATCAAGCTGTATGGAGCTCCCGTGTCCACATGCACCGCGCGTGTGATGACTTGTCTCCATGAGAAAGCCGTCGATTTCGCGCTCGTCCCGGTTGATCTTTTCTCCTGCGAGCACAAGCAACCTCCTTTTCTTGCCAAGAAT CCCTTCGGTCAGATTCCAGTTTTAGAAGATGGCGATCTCACTTTATTTG AATCTAGAGCAATGACAGCATACGTGGctgaaaaattcaaagaagcagGCACGGATCTGATTAGGCACCACGACCTGAAAGAAGCTGCATTGGTGAAGGTATGGATTGAAGTAGAATCACAGCAATTCCACCCAGCAATCGCTCCAATTGTTTATGAATACTTCGTGGCACCTATTCAAGGCAAATCACCTGACCAAGGTGTCATTGATGCCAACTTAGAAAAGCTAAGCAAAGTGCTTGATGTGTATGAAGCCAAGCTTAGTAGCGCAAAGTATCTGGCTGGTGATTTTTACAGCTTGGCTGATTTGCACCATCTACCTTacacttattattttatgaagaCTCCCTGTGCTTCAATCATCAGTGAACGCGCACATGTTAAGGCATGGTGGGAGGATATTTCTTCTAGGCCTGCTTTCAATAAAGTGTCCGAGGGTATGAATTttggtgaaaaataa
- the LOC127900846 gene encoding uncharacterized protein LOC127900846, translating to MFSRFRSQQSKEKDQKMGVIKVHGAAMSTAAQRVFTCLYEKELNFEFVPVDMASGEHKKEAYLSLNPFGQVPTLEHGGQKIFESRAITQYIAMEYPEKGTRLASADKPNSSFLIWKEVEAHQFDPVASKLTWEIVLKPMFGMTIDPTMVEEYKAKLAKVLDVYEARLTKSKYLASDSFTLVDMHHLPTINLLMRTQVKQLFNARPRVSAWVADITARPAWTKVLAMQKAQMISKTNELHELSDEVSLRKERDISLDVSGSVKNVHESISSQPYDKKTSIQGEQFGSSKFQVDVSGSVKNVHESISSQPYDKKTSVQGEQFGSSKFQVDVSGSVKNVHESISSQPYDKKTSIQGEQFGSSKFQVMQEQLDISPKKIEYLEAKQFHSQPIVAASPLMVQTSRSILNSNDNTSTNSDDEGGANSNENGATKSYENSDIQSDSDGDHLKSEDDIDAKSNDDGDHAKSYSNSDAKSEGEGDAKSDGDSDAKSEGKCDTKSDGDGDAKSDSDGDAKSEGKGDAKSDDDGNAKSEGDGDAKSDSEDDAKSNGDDVAKSDDDDDAKSDGDDDAKSDGDSDAKSESDGDAKSDGGGDSNSEDDG from the exons ATGTTTTCTAGATTTCGATCACAACAATCCAAAGAAAAGGACCAAAAAATGGGAGTCATCAAGGTCCATGGTGCTGCTATGTCAACAGCTGCTCAACGGGTTTTCACTTGCCTTTACGAGAAAGAGCTCAATTTTGAGTTTGTTCCTGTAGACATGGCATCCGGTGAACACAAAAAGGAGGCATACCTCTCCCTCAAT CCATTTGGTCAAGTTCCAACTCTTGAACATGGAGGCCAGAAGATCTTTG AATCAAGGGCAATCACCCAATATATTGCTATGGAGTATCCGGAAAAGGGCACTAGGTTAGCAAGTGCAGACAAGCCCAACTCCTCGTTTCTAATATGGAAAGAGGTGGAGGCACACCAATTTGACCCTGTAGCATCAAAGCTGACTTGGGAGATTGTGTTAAAGCCAATGTTTGGGATGACCATCGATCCAACTATGGTAGAGGAATATAAAGCTAAGCTTGCCAAAGTTTTAGATGTTTATGAAGCTCGTTTGACCAAGTCCAAATACTTGGCATCTGACTCCTTCACCTTGGTCGATATGCATCATCTTccaactattaatttattgatgagGACACAAGTCAAGCAGCTGTTTAATGCACGCCCTCGAGTTAGTGCTTGGGTAGCAGATATTACTGCTAGACCAGCTTGGACTAAGGTCCTTGCCAtgcaaaaa gCACAAATGATATCAAAGACAAACGAATTGCATGAGTTAAGTGATGAAGTCTCattgagaaaagaaagagacaTATCTCTTGATGTAAGTGGAAGTGTTAAAAATGTACATGAATCTATTTCAAGCCAACCTTACGACAAAAAAACTTCTATACAAGGTGAGCAATTTGGGTCGAGTAAATTCCAAGTTGATGTAAGTGGAAGTGTCAAGAATGTACATGAATCCATTTCAAGCCAACCTTACGATAAAAAAACTTCTGTACAAGGTGAGCAATTTGGGTCGAGTAAATTCCAAGTTGATGTAAGTGGAAGTGTCAAGAATGTACATGAATCCATTTCAAGCCAACCTTACGACAAAAAAACTTCTATACAAGGTGAGCAATTTGGGTCGAGCAAATTCCAAGTTATGCAGGAGCAACTGGATatttcacccaaaaaaatagaatatttagaagcaaaacaatttcattctCAGCCTATTGTGGCTGCATCACCTTTGATG GTTCAAACTAGTAGAtcgattttaaattcaaatgacAATACTAGTACAAATTCAGATGACGAAGGTGGTGCAAATTCTAATGAAAATGGTGCTACAAAATCATATGAGAATAGTGATATACAATCAGATAGCGATGGTGATCATTTAAAATCAGAGGATGATATTGATGCAAAATCGAATGACGATGGTGATCATGCAAAATCATATAGCAATAGTGATGCAAAATCTGAAGGCGAAGGTGATGCAAAATCAGATGGCGATAGTGATGCAAAATCCGAAGGCAAATGTGATACAAAATCAGACGGCGATGGTGATGCAAAATCAGATAGCGATGGTGATGCAAAATCTGAAGGCAAAGGTGATGCAAAATCAGACGACGATGGTAATGCAAAATCAGAAGGTGATGGTGATGCAAAATCAGATAGTGAAGATGATGCAAAATCAAATGGAGATGATGTTGCAAAATcagatgacgatgatgatgcAAAATCAGATGGCGATGATGATGCAAAATCAGATGGCGATAGTGATGCAAAATCGGAAAGCGATGGTGATGCAAAATCAGATGGTGGTGGTGATTCTAATTCAGAAGACGATGGTTGA
- the LOC102614737 gene encoding glutathione S-transferase F6, whose amino-acid sequence MAGIKVHGSVFSTATQRVFASLYEKELEYELVPVDMKAGEHKKEAFLSLNPFGQVPVLEHGDQKLFESRAITQYIAQEFPDKGTQLTCPGKPIAPLLVWKEVEALQFDPPSSKLNWELVYKPMFGMTTDPAAVEENEAKLAKILDVYEARLSQSKYLACDSFTLVDLHHLPNINLLLGTPVKKLFDARPHVSAWAADITSRPAWAKVLALLKH is encoded by the exons ATGGCAGGCATCAAGGTCCACGGTTCTGTTTTCTCAACTGCTACGCAGCGAGTTTTCGCATCCCTCTACGAGAAGGAGCTCGAATACGAGCTTGTTCCCGTAGACATGAAGGCTGGTGAACACAAAAAGGAGGCCTTCCTTTCTTTGAAT CCATTCGGTCAAGTTCCGGTGCTTGAACACGGCGACCAGAAGCTCTTCG AATCAAGGGCAATCACCCAATACATCGCCCAGGAGTTTCCAGACAAAGGCACCCAGTTAACATGCCCAGGCAAGCCCATCGCCCCGTTATTGGTATGGAAGGAGGTGGAGGCACTCCAGTTCGACCCCCCATCATCGAAGCTCAACTGGGAGCTCGTGTACAAGCCAATGTTTGGAATGACCACTGATCCAGCTGCggttgaagaaaatgaagctaAGCTTGCCAAAATTTTAGATGTTTACGAGGCCCGTTTGTCTCAGTCCAAATACTTGGCGTGCGACAGCTTCACCTTGGTCGATTTGCATCATCTCcccaatattaatttgttgttggGGACGCCTGTCAAGAAGCTGTTTGATGCACGCCCCCATGTTAGCGCATGGGCAGCTGATATCACTTCCAGACCGGCTTGGGCTAAGGTCCTTGCCTTGCTCAAACACTGA
- the LOC102624613 gene encoding pentatricopeptide repeat-containing protein At2g33760-like, with product MRVTIPQLNSPAAERIIYFLTTCTSPSHIHQIQAQLILQNFHCNATVASYFITACQSLNLLNTAHLLFHQLHVPHVFACNSLIKAFSHSQIPHIPYSIYTHMLRNYVLPNNYTFPFVLKSSSDFMEFKQGQAIHTHVVKFGHLNDIYVQNSLLNLYASCHDMDQCRKVFDEMTQRDVVSWTVLIMGYRSVKMYDDALISFEQMQYAGVEPNRVTMVNALAACASFGAAEMGVWIHDSIRRKGWKVDVILGTALIDMYGKCGRIEQGLNVFQGMKEKNVFTWNAVIKGLALAKSGHEAVLWFNKMKQEGFKPDEVTLVSVLCACGHSGLVDVGQEIFSSMIHGKYGFSPGKNHYACMIDLFARAGYIENAFKLINEMPFEPTKTMWGSLLAGCRDQRSFELSEFVAKKLLELEPDNSAYYIMLSNLYAEMGRWSDVERVRESMKGRGLKKDLGSSYVELEPQELLAQ from the coding sequence ATGCGAGTAACAATTCCACAGCTTAACAGCCCGGCTGCTGAAAGAATCATCTACTTTTTAACCACCTGCACTTCCCCAAGTCACATTCACCAAATTCAAGCTCAACTTATCCTCCAAAACTTCCATTGCAACGCAACTGTTGCCTCCTACTTTATAACAGCTTGCCAATCTCTGAACCTCTTAAACACAGCACACTTGCTCTTCCACCAGCTGCACGTACCCCATGTCTTCGCTTGCAACTCTCTTATTAAAGCCTTCTCTCACTCCCAAATCCCTCACATTCCTTATTCTATATACACCCACATGCTTAGAAATTATGTTTTGCCTAATAACTACACCTTCCCTTTCGTGCTTAAGTCTTCGTCTGACTTTATGGAGTTTAAACAAGGGCAGGCAATTCATACCCATGTTGTAAAATTTGGTCatttaaatgatatttatgTTCAAAATTCGCTACTGAATCTTTACGCGTCGTGTCATGATATGGACCAGTGTCGTAAAGTGTTCGATGAAATGACTCAGAGAGATGTTGTCTCATGGACTGTGTTGATTATGGGATATAGGAGTGTTAAAATGTATGATGATGCACTGATTTCTTTTGAGCAAATGCAATATGCTGGCGTGGAGCCTAATCGTGTTACGATGGTGAATGCATTGGCTGCGTGTGCCAGTTTTGGTGCTGCTGAAATGGGTGTGTGGATACATGATTCTATCAGGAGAAAAGGTTGGAAAGTGGATGTGATTTTGGGGACTGCTTTGATTGATATGTATGGAAAATGCGGGAGGATTGAACAAGGGCTAAACGTTTTTCAAGGCATGAAAGAGAAGAATGTATTTACATGGAATGCAGTTATTAAAGGGCTAGCTCTTGCCAAGAGTGGGCATGAGGCAGTTTTGTggtttaataaaatgaagcaAGAAGGGTTTAAGCCTGATGAAGTGACTCTGGTTTCTGTTCTTTGTGCTTGTGGCCACTCTGGTTTGGTGGATGTTGGCCAAGAGATTTTTAGCTCAATGATTCATGGGAAGTATGGTTTTTCACCTGGTAAAAATCATTACGCATGTATGATTGACCTATTTGCACGAGCTGGATATATTGAAAATGCTTTCAAGCTAATAAACGAAATGCCTTTCGAGCCTACAAAGACTATGTGGGGATCGTTGCTGGCTGGTTGTAGAGATCAGAGAAGTTTTGAATTGAGTGAGTTTGTTGCAAAGAAGCTTTTGGAACTGGAGCCAGATAATAGTGCTTACTATATCATGTTATCTAATTTATATGCGGAAATGGGAAGATGGAGTGATGTTGAAAGAGTGAGGGAATCAATGAAAGGGAGGGGACTAAAGAAGGACCTGGGCTCTAGTTATGTAGAACTGGAACCACAAGAACTATTAGCGCAATAA
- the LOC102615039 gene encoding dephospho-CoA kinase isoform X2 translates to MRIVGLTGGISSGKSTVSNLFKANDVPVVDADIIARDVLKKGTGGWKKVVAAFGEDILLPNGEVDRSKLGQIVFSDSSKRQLLNGLLAPYISLGIFMEVLKLWIKGCKVIVLDVPLLFEAKMDKWTKPIVVVWVDPDTQLQRLMARDRTSEEDARNRINAQMPLDIKRNNADIVINNTGTLDDLNEQVRKVLFEIKRPLNWTEFWLSRQGALSALVSVVVGVLIFRKVS, encoded by the exons ATGAGGATAGTGGGACTAACTGGAGGAATCTCATCTGGGAAGAGTACagtctccaatctcttcaagGCCAATGATGTGCCCGTCGTCGACGCCGACATCATCGCTcgt GATGTGTTAAAGAAAGGCACTGGTGGCTGGAAAAAGGTTGTTGCAGCGTTCGGAGAGGATATATTGTTGCCTAATGGAGAAGTTGATAGGTCAAAGCTCGGTCAAATTGTGTTCTCCGATTCTTCCAAACGTCAGCTTCTTAATGG GCTGTTGGCTCCTTATATATCCTTGGGTATCTTCATGGAAGTTCTGAAGCTCTGGATTAAGGGTTGTAAGGTAATTGTCCTTGATGTACCTTTGCTATTTGAGGCCAAGATGGATAAGTGGACAAAGCCGATTGTCGTTGTATGGGTTGATCCTGATACACAGCTTCAGCGACTTATGGCCAGGGATAGAACGAGCGAGGAGGATGCTAGAAATAGGATAAATGCTCAGATGCCACTAGATATAAAAAGGAACAATGCGGACATAGTGATCAATAACACTGGAACACTTGATGACTTGAATGAACAGGTCCGGAAGGTATTATTTGAGATCAAGAGGCCTCTGAATTGGACTGAATTCTGGCTTTCAAGACAGGGAGCCTTATCAGCTCTTGTTTCTGTCGTTGTAGGTGTTCTTATTTTCAGAAAAGTTTCATG A
- the LOC102615039 gene encoding dephospho-CoA kinase isoform X1, whose amino-acid sequence MRIVGLTGGISSGKSTVSNLFKANDVPVVDADIIARDVLKKGTGGWKKVVAAFGEDILLPNGEVDRSKLGQIVFSDSSKRQLLNGLLAPYISLGIFMEVLKLWIKGCKVIVLDVPLLFEAKMDKWTKPIVVVWVDPDTQLQRLMARDRTSEEDARNRINAQMPLDIKRNNADIVINNTGTLDDLNEQVRKVLFEIKRPLNWTEFWLSRQGALSALVSVVVGVLIFRKVSW is encoded by the exons ATGAGGATAGTGGGACTAACTGGAGGAATCTCATCTGGGAAGAGTACagtctccaatctcttcaagGCCAATGATGTGCCCGTCGTCGACGCCGACATCATCGCTcgt GATGTGTTAAAGAAAGGCACTGGTGGCTGGAAAAAGGTTGTTGCAGCGTTCGGAGAGGATATATTGTTGCCTAATGGAGAAGTTGATAGGTCAAAGCTCGGTCAAATTGTGTTCTCCGATTCTTCCAAACGTCAGCTTCTTAATGG GCTGTTGGCTCCTTATATATCCTTGGGTATCTTCATGGAAGTTCTGAAGCTCTGGATTAAGGGTTGTAAGGTAATTGTCCTTGATGTACCTTTGCTATTTGAGGCCAAGATGGATAAGTGGACAAAGCCGATTGTCGTTGTATGGGTTGATCCTGATACACAGCTTCAGCGACTTATGGCCAGGGATAGAACGAGCGAGGAGGATGCTAGAAATAGGATAAATGCTCAGATGCCACTAGATATAAAAAGGAACAATGCGGACATAGTGATCAATAACACTGGAACACTTGATGACTTGAATGAACAGGTCCGGAAGGTATTATTTGAGATCAAGAGGCCTCTGAATTGGACTGAATTCTGGCTTTCAAGACAGGGAGCCTTATCAGCTCTTGTTTCTGTCGTTGTAGGTGTTCTTATTTTCAGAAAAGTTTCATGGTAA